In Candidatus Defluviibacterium haderslevense, the following are encoded in one genomic region:
- a CDS encoding galactose mutarotase, with product MSFNYSALFQNRELKYYELVNKHQVSVIISNYGARILKIKCPNKNGNMDDIVGGFDSIQEYLNRNQYYGAICGRYANRIAYGRFTLDHTDFQLDINHPPHHLHGGTHGIHTKIWEIQVEDNSSLKATLKCDSGEMGYPGNLNISLYFKLNDDNQLVLKYEATSDLDTIINLAPHSYFNLGGTENILDHRLQIHAHQITEIDTDCIPTGHFLNIENTDLDFNLPKCIGEDIQSTMNQMQICKGYDHNYVLLKDRDLNKPVAILSEYNSGRTLSIYTSQPGLQLYTCNWGDKTEIGKGNKIYRTRSFVCLEPQHFPDSPNHNHFPTTVLKVNETYSHYTIYEFGTL from the coding sequence ATGTCGTTTAATTATTCTGCACTTTTTCAAAATCGTGAATTAAAATATTACGAATTAGTAAATAAGCATCAAGTTTCCGTTATTATCTCTAATTATGGGGCTAGAATATTAAAGATCAAATGTCCCAATAAAAATGGCAATATGGATGATATTGTAGGGGGGTTCGATAGCATCCAAGAATACCTCAATAGAAATCAATATTACGGCGCTATTTGTGGGAGATATGCCAATAGAATTGCTTATGGTAGATTTACTTTAGATCATACTGATTTTCAATTAGACATTAATCATCCACCACATCATCTACATGGAGGTACTCATGGGATTCATACTAAAATATGGGAGATCCAAGTAGAAGATAATTCATCATTAAAAGCAACACTTAAATGTGATTCGGGAGAGATGGGTTATCCAGGAAATTTAAATATAAGTTTGTATTTTAAATTGAACGATGACAACCAATTAGTGCTTAAGTATGAAGCCACTTCAGATTTAGACACCATCATTAATCTTGCACCACATTCGTATTTTAATCTTGGAGGAACAGAAAATATACTAGATCATAGATTGCAAATTCATGCCCATCAAATTACCGAGATTGATACCGATTGTATTCCAACCGGTCATTTTTTGAATATTGAAAATACAGATTTGGATTTTAATTTACCGAAGTGCATTGGTGAGGACATTCAATCAACAATGAACCAAATGCAAATTTGTAAGGGGTACGATCACAACTATGTCTTACTTAAAGATCGTGATCTTAATAAGCCAGTAGCCATATTATCCGAGTATAATTCAGGCAGAACATTATCCATTTATACCTCACAACCCGGATTGCAATTATATACTTGTAATTGGGGAGATAAAACTGAAATAGGAAAGGGAAACAAAATTTACAGAACAAGATCATTTGTTTGTTTGGAACCACAACATTTTCCGGATAGTCCCAATCACAATCATTTCCCGACTACAGTGTTAAAAGTAAATGAAACGTATTCACATTATACTATTTATGAATTTGGAACTCTATAA
- a CDS encoding OmpA family protein, with product MKQLLLNFILCLAVLSTVYGQDLPVNTLTVKPVWINFHSPNNDNKDLFTDLNHAFEIGYSRHFGKLLSLSIPLRMGAANFPIYNESTKTVDSYTRSQYYAGLDALLNLHFFRGKLVSPFVYAGIGGVSQNFDNGFVQAPVGLGVDFRINELFSIVAQSDYRFAFEDGYDNWQHAIGIRASILGKPKDSDRDGLADKDDMCPDVPGTLNGCPDTDADGIPDKDDKCPTLAGVADNMGCPSDKDHDGVYDVDDKCPDVAGTLKGCPDSDKDGVADKDDKCPTVAGIVMGCPDSDKDGVADKDDKCPNQPGPASNSGCPEIKDQDKDGVEDANDPCPTVAGKFNGCPDTDGDGIADNLDKCPNTPGVAANKGCPEIKVEDKKVLDVAMRAVQFETATSTITKASYKNLDAVVSVLNKYPEMMVSIEGNTDNVGEPERNQKLSERRAKACMDYLISKKIAANRLSSKGNGENNPIGDNKTKEGRQQNRRTEFNPIWR from the coding sequence ATGAAACAATTATTATTGAACTTTATCCTGTGTTTAGCGGTATTAAGTACTGTTTACGGGCAGGATCTTCCTGTGAATACCCTAACTGTAAAACCAGTTTGGATTAATTTCCACTCACCAAACAATGACAACAAAGACCTTTTTACAGATCTGAATCATGCCTTTGAAATTGGTTATAGTCGTCATTTTGGAAAACTATTATCACTTAGCATTCCTTTAAGAATGGGTGCTGCTAATTTTCCAATATATAATGAATCTACAAAAACAGTGGATTCCTATACCCGCAGCCAATATTATGCTGGATTGGATGCCTTACTAAATCTTCACTTTTTCCGTGGAAAATTGGTATCTCCTTTTGTTTACGCTGGTATTGGAGGTGTTTCTCAAAACTTTGATAATGGGTTCGTTCAAGCGCCTGTCGGTTTAGGTGTAGATTTCAGAATTAATGAGTTGTTCAGTATTGTAGCCCAATCTGATTATCGATTTGCATTCGAAGATGGCTATGATAATTGGCAGCACGCTATTGGTATCAGAGCATCTATATTGGGCAAACCAAAAGATTCTGATCGCGATGGTTTAGCAGATAAAGATGATATGTGTCCTGATGTTCCTGGTACATTAAATGGCTGTCCGGATACAGATGCGGATGGAATTCCTGATAAAGATGATAAATGTCCGACTTTAGCCGGAGTAGCTGACAATATGGGCTGCCCTTCTGATAAAGATCATGATGGCGTTTATGATGTTGATGATAAATGTCCTGATGTAGCAGGAACATTAAAAGGTTGTCCGGATTCAGATAAAGATGGAGTTGCCGACAAAGATGACAAATGTCCAACGGTAGCAGGAATCGTTATGGGTTGTCCGGATTCAGATAAGGATGGCGTTGCAGATAAGGATGATAAATGTCCAAACCAACCTGGCCCTGCTTCCAATAGCGGTTGTCCTGAAATTAAGGATCAAGATAAAGATGGTGTAGAAGATGCAAATGACCCTTGTCCAACTGTAGCTGGTAAATTTAACGGATGTCCGGATACCGATGGCGATGGAATCGCTGATAATTTAGATAAATGCCCTAATACCCCAGGAGTAGCTGCTAATAAAGGCTGTCCTGAAATTAAAGTTGAAGACAAAAAAGTGTTGGATGTAGCTATGCGCGCTGTTCAATTTGAAACTGCAACTTCCACTATAACTAAGGCTTCTTATAAAAACTTAGATGCCGTAGTTTCTGTACTTAACAAATATCCTGAAATGATGGTAAGCATTGAAGGCAATACGGACAATGTTGGTGAACCTGAACGCAACCAAAAACTTTCTGAAAGAAGAGCAAAAGCATGTATGGATTATTTAATTTCTAAAAAGATAGCTGCAAACCGTTTATCTTCAAAAGGAAATGGAGAGAATAACCCTATCGGTGATAATAAAACTAAAGAAGGTCGTCAACAAAATAGACGTACTGAATTTAATCCAATTTGGAGATAG
- a CDS encoding RNA methyltransferase: protein MQLHKVLIKSVFILLKQILAEQQYADKAIEKLFKANPIFGARDRAFIAETVYDIIRYFRLYKYCSQTDDDFWKMTACYFLIKGIDLPPWMDLSQQERETMLSRYAEGIKIRVIRESIPDWMDSMGEREIPELWDEEIKALNTQAQVVLRVNTLKTTREKLKKLLELEGIFCNISDDHPDALILTKRKNVFSSPLFKSGHFEIQDASSQQVAPFLEVQPGMRVIDACAGGGGKALHLASMMNNKGSLICLDTELWKLDELKKRSKRNGVNIIETRLIENNKTIKRLYNSADRLLLDVPCSGMGVLRRNPDAKWKLNKEFMDRVKLMQREILSQYSKMIKQDGKLVYATCSIFPSENQQQVQLFLETNQQFKLDAEQIILPSQSGFDGFYMARLKKITENNEFIIDDSNP, encoded by the coding sequence ATGCAACTACATAAAGTATTAATCAAATCTGTGTTTATCTTGCTAAAGCAAATTTTAGCAGAACAACAATATGCCGATAAAGCTATTGAAAAATTATTTAAGGCCAACCCCATATTTGGTGCACGTGATCGTGCGTTTATAGCAGAAACGGTATATGATATCATTCGATATTTTAGACTGTATAAATACTGTAGTCAAACCGATGATGATTTTTGGAAAATGACGGCATGTTATTTTTTAATTAAAGGAATTGATCTGCCGCCCTGGATGGACTTAAGTCAGCAAGAACGAGAGACTATGTTAAGTCGATATGCAGAGGGAATAAAAATTAGAGTAATCCGCGAATCTATTCCGGATTGGATGGATTCAATGGGGGAGCGAGAAATACCCGAACTGTGGGATGAAGAAATTAAAGCGCTGAACACACAAGCACAGGTTGTACTTAGAGTCAATACGCTGAAAACCACAAGAGAAAAACTAAAAAAATTACTTGAGCTGGAAGGCATTTTTTGTAATATTTCTGATGATCATCCTGATGCTTTGATATTAACAAAAAGAAAAAATGTTTTTTCATCGCCCTTATTTAAATCTGGTCACTTTGAAATTCAGGATGCATCTTCACAACAAGTTGCACCATTTTTGGAGGTACAACCTGGCATGCGCGTTATTGATGCTTGTGCAGGCGGTGGAGGCAAAGCTTTACATTTAGCATCTATGATGAACAATAAAGGAAGTTTAATCTGTCTGGATACTGAATTATGGAAACTGGATGAATTAAAGAAAAGATCTAAACGCAATGGAGTCAATATTATTGAAACACGACTCATTGAGAATAATAAAACCATAAAGAGACTTTACAATTCAGCTGACAGATTATTACTGGATGTCCCATGTAGCGGCATGGGTGTATTGAGACGCAATCCGGATGCTAAGTGGAAATTGAATAAAGAATTTATGGATCGGGTTAAACTAATGCAGAGAGAAATACTCTCACAATATTCGAAAATGATTAAACAGGATGGAAAATTAGTTTATGCCACATGCAGTATATTTCCTTCTGAAAATCAACAGCAGGTCCAATTATTTTTGGAAACAAATCAACAATTTAAATTGGATGCTGAACAAATTATTCTTCCAAGTCAATCAGGATTTGATGGTTTTTATATGGCGCGTTTGAAAAAAATAACTGAGAACAATGAGTTCATAATAGACGATTCAAATCCATAA
- a CDS encoding DUF255 domain-containing protein translates to MQKSLLQLLFSLLFMISSKSYAQETKSGGIEFFHGSFKEALALAEKEGKLIFMDAFTVWCGPCKRMAANTFPDPTVGSFFNANFINMKVDMEKDEGPDLSIKYEVNAYPTLLFIDKTGKLVHKGTGARPPDGLIDLGRDALKKNDRSGDYEKMYNAGKRDPETVLLYLKALNQVGKPSLKIANEYLQGQKDLSTKENLEIIIEGTTEADSKIFDQFIQYKSEIIKLKSKETFESRVNGACIRTFKKALEYRNEDLLKEAQEKMKHYPEKSNEFLYSTNLEYYGKTGDSKKYLVAAKSYASKVVKKDASKLTQLASTSINYFRTDHNISAFAEKLAKKAMQNGGLSEQYLLYGNILKMNGKHKEAIAILKKGRDRAKEKSENTMHFDQLLQSLENK, encoded by the coding sequence ATGCAAAAATCGTTACTACAACTCTTATTTTCACTTCTTTTCATGATTTCTTCGAAATCTTATGCCCAGGAAACTAAAAGTGGAGGTATAGAATTCTTCCATGGTAGTTTCAAAGAAGCATTGGCCTTGGCTGAAAAAGAAGGGAAACTTATATTTATGGACGCATTTACGGTATGGTGCGGACCCTGCAAGAGAATGGCAGCCAACACTTTTCCAGACCCAACTGTTGGTAGCTTTTTTAATGCTAATTTCATCAATATGAAAGTTGATATGGAAAAAGATGAGGGTCCCGATTTATCCATCAAATATGAAGTTAACGCCTATCCTACCTTATTATTTATAGATAAAACAGGAAAGTTAGTACATAAAGGTACTGGGGCAAGACCTCCAGATGGTCTCATAGACTTAGGAAGAGATGCATTAAAAAAGAATGACCGATCAGGTGATTATGAAAAAATGTATAATGCTGGAAAACGAGATCCTGAAACCGTTTTATTATACCTCAAAGCTTTAAATCAGGTAGGTAAACCGAGTCTAAAAATTGCCAATGAATACCTTCAGGGTCAAAAGGATCTAAGCACAAAGGAAAATTTGGAAATCATAATTGAAGGAACCACAGAAGCAGATTCTAAAATTTTTGATCAATTTATTCAATATAAAAGTGAAATCATCAAATTGAAATCAAAGGAAACTTTTGAATCCAGAGTCAATGGTGCATGTATTAGGACCTTCAAAAAAGCATTGGAATATCGCAATGAAGATTTATTGAAGGAAGCTCAGGAAAAGATGAAACACTATCCAGAAAAATCAAATGAATTTCTGTACTCCACCAATTTAGAATATTATGGTAAAACCGGAGATTCAAAAAAATATTTAGTAGCTGCCAAATCATATGCTTCCAAGGTGGTAAAAAAAGATGCTTCTAAATTAACTCAACTTGCAAGCACCAGTATAAATTATTTTCGAACAGACCATAACATTAGCGCTTTTGCTGAAAAATTAGCTAAAAAAGCCATGCAAAACGGAGGTCTTAGCGAACAATATTTATTATATGGCAATATTTTAAAAATGAATGGTAAACATAAAGAAGCTATAGCTATCTTAAAAAAAGGTAGAGACCGTGCCAAAGAAAAATCAGAGAATACGATGCATTTCGACCAATTACTACAATCATTGGAGAATAAATAA
- a CDS encoding aspartate aminotransferase family protein — MYARSQFLNRIGQTSEIPQAFEISKASSCFLIDQKGNTYVDMISGFSVSNIGHQHPKVIEAIKNQADLYLHSTVYGEHIQSPQIKLAELLTSCLPPTLNQVYFLTTGSETIDAAIKLCRKATGRFEIVVCRKAYHGSTLAAESLRSDHDHNQAFRPLIPGIRFIDANKISDLEFINSKTAGVITEVVQAEAGVVHLEDSYLKELRFKCNKTGSLLIFDEIQTGLGRTGSLFAFQKTSVCPDILLSGKALGGGMPLAALITSKQLLVHFMRQPALSYISTFGGHPVSCAAGYASLKVLFEEKILEEVELRKELMIKILHAPAIIEVRCAGLLMAIDFKNESLVWTLINRLYHKNILVESFLFCPGALRIAPPLNIPIPILEKTCQTILETIIELNT; from the coding sequence ATGTATGCAAGATCTCAATTTTTAAATCGAATAGGTCAAACCAGTGAAATTCCTCAGGCTTTTGAAATATCAAAGGCTTCTTCATGCTTTTTAATTGATCAAAAAGGCAATACTTATGTGGATATGATTTCTGGCTTTAGTGTAAGTAATATAGGGCACCAACATCCAAAAGTAATTGAAGCCATTAAAAATCAAGCTGATTTGTACCTACATTCTACGGTCTATGGCGAACATATTCAAAGCCCACAAATTAAACTCGCTGAACTGCTTACTTCATGTCTACCCCCAACTTTAAACCAGGTGTACTTCTTAACTACTGGAAGCGAGACGATAGATGCAGCAATCAAGTTATGTCGTAAGGCTACAGGAAGATTTGAAATTGTTGTGTGCAGAAAGGCTTATCATGGTAGCACATTGGCTGCTGAATCATTACGCAGTGATCATGATCATAATCAGGCATTCAGACCTTTAATTCCAGGCATCAGATTTATTGATGCCAATAAGATCTCTGATTTGGAATTCATTAATTCCAAAACTGCAGGAGTTATTACAGAAGTGGTTCAAGCGGAGGCCGGTGTAGTTCATCTAGAAGATTCTTATCTCAAAGAATTAAGATTTAAATGTAATAAGACTGGAAGTTTACTCATTTTTGATGAAATTCAAACAGGCCTAGGCCGAACTGGAAGTTTATTTGCGTTCCAAAAAACCAGTGTTTGTCCTGACATTTTATTAAGTGGCAAAGCGCTCGGTGGAGGAATGCCTCTTGCAGCTTTGATCACCTCTAAACAATTATTAGTGCATTTTATGAGGCAGCCAGCATTGTCATACATTTCAACTTTTGGGGGACATCCGGTCTCATGTGCAGCAGGGTATGCAAGTCTCAAAGTCCTCTTCGAGGAAAAAATTTTGGAAGAAGTTGAATTGCGGAAAGAACTTATGATTAAAATATTGCATGCGCCAGCTATTATTGAAGTAAGATGCGCTGGATTATTGATGGCCATTGACTTCAAGAATGAATCATTAGTTTGGACATTAATCAATCGTTTATACCATAAAAACATTCTGGTAGAAAGCTTTTTATTCTGCCCCGGTGCATTAAGAATAGCTCCTCCGCTTAATATTCCAATTCCAATTTTGGAAAAAACCTGTCAAACCATATTAGAAACGATCATTGAGTTAAACACCTAA
- a CDS encoding MBOAT family protein, which yields MIFNSIQFIIFLPIVVILYYLLPFKYRWILLLAASYYFYLCWNVNYIVLLLSSTIIDYVCAIMMDLYHNKRKKLLFLWISAFSNFGMLFTFKYYNFFIDSINYSLNFFSIGSPIPFIEVLLPVGISFYIFQTFSYVVDVYQGNQKAEKHFGYFALYVTYFPQLVAGPIERYTSLAPQLQTKHTLEYKNLANGLRLVLFGLFIKMVIADNLCLYVDRFYKDPALFNSLTAWKIMILYSFQIYSDFHGYSTVAIGSALMMGVHLMDNFRTPYLSKSIGEFWQRWHISLSTWFRDYLYLPLGGNKVRYSRWAFNIFIVFAVSGLWHGANWTFVIWGCLYGILYIVEKKINTIIHWNSKQHTSNLINGFLVLKNFLLVSLIWVLFRSQNLSQAKTVFLGLINPNKIGDAIILEWQIVILFSIFLLLDYILYNTRFDIWIETKPSFVRWFIYGILILSVIAFTGTENFPFIYFQF from the coding sequence ATGATCTTTAATTCCATTCAATTTATTATTTTTTTACCTATTGTTGTTATCCTTTATTATTTACTTCCTTTCAAGTATAGATGGATACTACTTTTAGCGGCTAGTTATTATTTCTATTTATGTTGGAATGTCAATTACATCGTATTGTTATTAAGCTCAACAATAATAGATTATGTGTGTGCGATAATGATGGATCTATATCATAATAAGAGAAAGAAACTATTGTTTTTATGGATTAGTGCTTTTTCTAATTTTGGAATGCTATTTACATTCAAATATTACAACTTTTTTATTGATAGTATTAATTATAGTCTAAATTTTTTTTCTATAGGAAGTCCCATTCCATTTATTGAAGTATTATTACCTGTTGGTATCTCCTTTTATATTTTCCAAACTTTCAGTTATGTAGTTGATGTATATCAAGGAAACCAAAAAGCGGAAAAACATTTTGGATATTTCGCATTATACGTAACCTATTTTCCTCAACTTGTAGCTGGCCCTATAGAACGATATACCAGTCTAGCGCCACAATTACAAACCAAACATACACTTGAATATAAGAATTTAGCAAATGGTTTAAGATTGGTACTATTTGGTTTATTCATTAAAATGGTGATTGCTGATAATTTATGTTTATATGTAGATCGGTTTTACAAAGATCCTGCTCTGTTCAATAGTCTTACTGCTTGGAAAATAATGATACTTTATTCATTCCAAATTTATTCTGATTTTCATGGATATTCTACTGTTGCCATTGGAAGCGCTTTGATGATGGGTGTTCATCTAATGGATAATTTTAGAACACCCTATTTATCCAAAAGTATAGGAGAATTTTGGCAACGGTGGCATATATCTTTATCTACCTGGTTTAGAGATTATTTATATCTCCCCTTAGGTGGAAACAAGGTTCGATATTCGAGATGGGCATTTAATATATTTATTGTTTTTGCAGTAAGTGGTTTGTGGCATGGCGCGAATTGGACCTTTGTTATTTGGGGATGTCTGTATGGAATTTTATATATAGTAGAAAAAAAAATCAACACCATAATTCATTGGAACTCCAAACAACATACCTCTAATTTAATCAATGGATTTTTAGTTTTAAAGAATTTTTTATTGGTGAGTTTAATTTGGGTTTTGTTTAGATCACAAAATTTAAGTCAGGCCAAGACTGTTTTTTTAGGATTAATTAACCCAAATAAAATAGGGGATGCTATTATTTTGGAATGGCAAATAGTTATTTTATTTTCAATATTCTTATTATTGGATTATATTTTATATAACACTAGATTTGATATTTGGATAGAGACCAAGCCCTCTTTTGTAAGATGGTTTATTTATGGAATCTTAATATTATCGGTAATTGCTTTTACGGGTACCGAAAATTTTCCATTCATTTATTTTCAATTTTGA